The following proteins come from a genomic window of Geomonas sp. RF6:
- a CDS encoding polysaccharide deacetylase — protein sequence MKLLCPARSLLSAAALAGLLLCALFVAPRAGYADVSAITDYRVISQTGVGPGGKPLVAIRSLRRDGIPLFLTVDPYTLETALRPVSQVSLLPAPPWETLSGTPYLTALEHGTAPPCRLQNHGAVRGAGDGIFLTVDLCPSKRQFERELFLAAEAAAQAHGYGKGAPVAVAISGLWLENHPEELAFLKGESAAGRLSITWVNHSYHHVYAPKTPLERNFLLTPGTNFDAEVLELERLLLAHGLTPSPFFRFPGLVADTATMKRLRELSLIPVGSEAWLAKGEHPRQGSIVLVHGNGNEPKGIALALPILRTGRWRLLPLAAAFANDQCPVPNLRPLPQEAASVPRGATVTPPKASF from the coding sequence ATGAAACTGCTGTGTCCGGCAAGGAGCCTGCTCAGCGCAGCTGCCCTTGCCGGTTTGCTTTTGTGCGCTCTTTTTGTTGCCCCTCGTGCAGGGTATGCAGATGTCTCAGCCATTACCGATTACCGGGTCATATCGCAGACAGGTGTCGGACCGGGGGGGAAGCCGCTGGTGGCGATACGGAGTCTGCGCCGCGACGGCATTCCCCTTTTCCTCACCGTCGACCCGTACACACTGGAGACGGCGCTCCGTCCGGTGTCGCAGGTCTCCCTCCTTCCCGCCCCCCCCTGGGAGACGCTTTCGGGCACGCCGTACCTGACGGCGCTCGAGCACGGCACCGCCCCTCCGTGCCGGCTGCAGAACCATGGCGCGGTCCGCGGCGCGGGGGACGGCATCTTCCTCACCGTCGATCTCTGTCCCTCGAAGCGGCAGTTCGAGCGGGAGCTCTTCCTTGCCGCCGAGGCGGCGGCGCAGGCGCACGGGTACGGGAAAGGTGCACCGGTGGCGGTGGCGATCTCGGGGTTGTGGCTGGAGAACCATCCGGAGGAGCTCGCCTTTCTGAAAGGTGAGAGCGCAGCGGGACGGCTTTCCATCACCTGGGTGAACCACTCGTACCATCATGTGTACGCGCCGAAGACGCCGCTGGAGCGAAACTTCCTCCTCACCCCGGGCACAAATTTCGATGCCGAGGTTCTGGAACTGGAGCGGCTCCTCCTGGCGCACGGATTGACCCCTTCCCCCTTCTTCCGTTTTCCGGGTCTCGTTGCCGACACCGCCACCATGAAGCGCCTGCGCGAGCTCTCCCTCATTCCGGTGGGGAGCGAGGCGTGGCTTGCCAAAGGAGAGCACCCGCGGCAGGGGAGCATCGTGCTGGTGCACGGGAACGGCAACGAGCCGAAAGGGATCGCTCTCGCGCTCCCCATCCTGCGCACCGGGCGCTGGCGCCTCCTACCGCTCGCTGCCGCCTTCGCAAACGACCAGTGCCCCGTCCCCAATCTGCGACCCCTGCCGCAGGAGGCCGCTTCCGTCCCCCGCGGTGCCACCGTCACGCCCCCAAAGGCTTCTTTTTAG
- the merA gene encoding mercury(II) reductase: protein MDKGKEIIIVGSGSTAFAAALRAQAKGAQPIMIEKSMLGGTCINWGCIPSKTLIHAALLRHEAKKGGGIGVGTGTGDVDFTRVNAHKAAVVKHLRKTRYLDVLEKVPDLKLIKGSARFLSNDTLQVGSTLLKGDSFIVAVGGAPRVPAIPGLETVPYLTSRTALLLKKLPSSLTVIGGGVIALELGQMFSRLGVPTTILEHGARLLPGVEEEVVLALYHSLAQEGLKIVVRAGVVNVEQRGGVCIVQAEVDGTEKEFLSDTILVATGTAPATAGIGLEAAGVELNGRGYIKVDPQMRTTAPGIWAAGDVTGGMQLATVGAREGIAAVDNILTPECRCTVDYRSIPMAIFTDPEVGMVGYGEGSAKEAGFDVITHTISASAIPKAHVTSETRGAIKIIADKVSGRILGVHLCCHRGADIINEAALAVRFRLTVSDLADTLHVYPSMGEGLRLCAQGFRRDLDRLSCCAE from the coding sequence ATGGACAAGGGGAAGGAGATCATCATCGTCGGATCGGGCTCCACCGCCTTTGCCGCGGCCTTGCGGGCCCAGGCGAAGGGTGCACAACCGATCATGATCGAAAAGAGCATGCTGGGGGGCACCTGCATCAACTGGGGGTGCATCCCCAGCAAGACGCTGATTCACGCCGCCCTCCTGCGCCACGAGGCGAAAAAGGGAGGGGGGATCGGGGTCGGGACCGGCACCGGCGACGTCGACTTCACCAGGGTGAACGCCCACAAGGCGGCCGTGGTGAAGCACCTGCGCAAGACCCGCTACCTCGACGTACTGGAGAAGGTTCCCGACCTCAAGCTCATCAAAGGGAGTGCCCGCTTCCTTTCGAACGATACGCTGCAGGTCGGCAGCACTCTCCTCAAGGGGGACAGCTTCATCGTAGCCGTCGGCGGCGCCCCCCGCGTCCCAGCCATTCCTGGCCTCGAGACAGTCCCCTATCTCACCAGCAGAACAGCCCTCCTTCTGAAGAAACTCCCCTCGTCCCTCACCGTCATCGGCGGAGGAGTCATAGCGCTCGAGCTCGGGCAGATGTTCAGCCGCCTCGGGGTCCCCACCACCATTCTGGAGCACGGCGCGAGGCTCCTCCCGGGAGTGGAGGAAGAAGTGGTACTGGCGCTGTACCATTCCCTCGCCCAGGAGGGTCTGAAGATCGTGGTAAGGGCGGGCGTGGTGAACGTGGAGCAGCGCGGCGGAGTTTGCATCGTGCAGGCCGAGGTGGACGGAACGGAGAAGGAATTTCTCTCCGACACCATTCTTGTAGCCACCGGGACCGCGCCGGCGACTGCCGGTATCGGGCTTGAAGCCGCGGGGGTGGAGCTGAACGGCAGGGGGTACATCAAGGTGGACCCGCAGATGCGCACCACAGCCCCGGGAATCTGGGCCGCGGGGGATGTCACGGGGGGGATGCAGCTGGCGACGGTCGGCGCCCGCGAGGGGATAGCCGCAGTGGACAACATCCTGACGCCGGAATGCCGCTGCACCGTCGACTATCGCTCCATCCCCATGGCAATCTTCACAGATCCGGAGGTCGGAATGGTGGGGTATGGTGAAGGGAGCGCCAAGGAGGCGGGATTCGATGTCATCACCCACACGATCTCCGCCTCCGCGATCCCGAAGGCCCACGTCACCAGCGAGACGCGGGGGGCGATCAAGATCATCGCCGACAAGGTGAGCGGCAGGATCCTCGGGGTGCACCTCTGCTGCCACCGCGGAGCCGACATCATCAACGAGGCGGCGCTGGCGGTGCGCTTCCGCCTCACCGTTTCCGACCTCGCCGACACGCTGCACGTCTACCCTTCCATGGGGGAAGGTCTGAGACTCTGCGCCCAGGGGTTCCGCAGAGACCTCGACCGCCTCTCCTGCTGCGCCGAATGA
- a CDS encoding ROK family protein translates to MSREEKYRIGIDLGGTKTEAVLLAPDGTLLDRRRQPTPLALGYSGVIDAVAAMARHAASGVPSGHDCTIGVGIPGSIDSVTGLVRNANSTCLIGKPLQRDLESHLGRPVGVRNDADCFTLAECRLGAGAGYGLVFGVIMGTGCGGGICIDGDVREGPHRICGEWGHFSVDPFGAPCYCGNRGCVETKISGSGVEASFFRDTGVELSMDRIVAGAREGEPRCKAAFERFLDDFGRCLGGLISLLDPDAVVLGGGLSNIEELYGAGVARVRHYAFHDDLCTPILKNRLGDSAGVFGAAMIGAGRE, encoded by the coding sequence GTGAGCCGGGAGGAGAAGTACCGGATCGGGATAGATCTGGGGGGGACGAAGACCGAGGCGGTTTTGCTCGCTCCGGATGGCACGCTCCTCGACCGCCGGAGGCAGCCGACCCCCCTGGCGCTTGGCTACAGCGGGGTCATCGACGCTGTAGCAGCGATGGCCCGGCACGCCGCATCCGGCGTTCCGTCGGGGCACGACTGCACGATCGGGGTGGGGATACCGGGTTCGATCGACTCGGTAACCGGGCTTGTGCGCAACGCCAATTCCACCTGCCTCATCGGAAAGCCCCTGCAGCGGGATCTCGAGAGTCATCTGGGGCGGCCGGTTGGGGTGCGAAACGATGCCGACTGTTTCACCCTCGCCGAGTGCCGCCTCGGAGCAGGCGCAGGGTACGGTCTCGTCTTTGGCGTGATAATGGGGACAGGGTGCGGCGGCGGCATCTGCATCGATGGAGATGTGCGGGAAGGGCCGCACAGGATCTGCGGGGAGTGGGGGCACTTCTCGGTCGACCCCTTCGGCGCCCCCTGTTATTGCGGTAATCGCGGCTGCGTGGAGACGAAGATCAGCGGATCGGGAGTCGAGGCTTCCTTCTTCAGAGACACCGGAGTCGAACTGTCGATGGACAGGATAGTAGCCGGTGCACGGGAGGGGGAGCCCCGATGCAAAGCTGCCTTCGAGCGCTTTCTCGACGATTTCGGGAGATGCCTCGGTGGTCTCATTTCCCTTCTGGATCCCGACGCAGTCGTTCTGGGGGGAGGTCTATCGAACATAGAGGAGCTCTACGGTGCCGGGGTGGCGCGGGTACGGCACTACGCCTTTCATGATGATCTGTGCACGCCCATACTGAAAAACCGCCTCGGCGATTCCGCCGGTGTCTTCGGAGCGGCGATGATCGGAGCTGGACGCGAATGA
- the glyQ gene encoding glycine--tRNA ligase subunit alpha gives MTFQDLILSLQGYWAGNGCIIQQPYDTEKGAGTFNPATFLRVLGPEPWNVAYVEPSRRPTDGRYGENPNRLQHYYQFQVIMKPSPMNILDLYLDSLRAFGIDPAKHDVRFVEDDWESPTLGAWGLGWEVWLDGMEITQFTYFQQAGGIDLKPVSSEITYGCERIAMYLQGVDNVYDLEWVKGVKYGDIHHESEVEFSTYNFEEADVDMLLNLFRMYEKECVRLVEKGLVLPAYDYVMKCSHTFNLLDARGAISVTERAFYIGKVRNVARLCAEEYLKMRERLGFPLLKGGR, from the coding sequence TTGACATTTCAGGATCTCATCCTCTCGCTGCAGGGGTACTGGGCGGGCAATGGATGCATCATACAGCAACCGTATGACACGGAGAAAGGTGCCGGTACATTCAACCCCGCCACCTTTTTGCGCGTCTTGGGCCCGGAGCCTTGGAACGTAGCTTACGTGGAGCCCTCCCGGCGCCCCACCGATGGCCGCTACGGAGAAAATCCGAACAGGCTGCAGCACTATTACCAGTTCCAGGTAATCATGAAGCCGAGCCCCATGAATATCCTGGACCTCTACCTCGACTCCCTGCGCGCTTTCGGGATCGATCCCGCAAAGCATGATGTGCGCTTTGTGGAGGACGACTGGGAGTCCCCGACGCTCGGCGCCTGGGGGCTTGGGTGGGAGGTGTGGCTCGACGGCATGGAGATCACCCAGTTCACCTACTTTCAGCAGGCCGGCGGTATCGACCTGAAGCCGGTCTCCTCCGAGATCACCTACGGCTGCGAGAGGATCGCCATGTATCTCCAGGGGGTGGACAATGTCTACGACCTGGAGTGGGTCAAGGGGGTGAAGTACGGCGACATCCACCACGAAAGCGAGGTGGAGTTCTCCACCTACAACTTCGAGGAAGCTGACGTCGACATGCTTCTCAACCTCTTCAGGATGTACGAGAAGGAGTGCGTGCGCCTGGTGGAGAAAGGGCTGGTCCTTCCCGCCTACGACTACGTCATGAAGTGCTCCCACACCTTTAATCTCCTCGATGCACGTGGCGCCATTTCCGTCACCGAGCGCGCCTTCTACATCGGCAAGGTCCGCAACGTCGCCAGGCTCTGCGCCGAAGAATATCTCAAGATGCGTGAGCGGCTCGGCTTCCCGCTTTTGAAAGGAGGCCGCTAA
- a CDS encoding NRDE family protein produces the protein MCLILLANRVHPRYPLVLAANRDELYARPSAPAAFWEDAPGVLAGKDLLQGGTWLGVTRQGRLAAVTNLRDGRPFRADAPTRGNLVTDFLFSAEPPPAYVEELGRRGGNYNGFNLLLGDRSDLYLYSNSADSSVRLTPGFHGISNHGVEAPWPKTMRGVRLLAQALAAPFSVEDLLAILSDATIPDSATAGGEEEGETQRSPIFMRGAAFGTRCSTVLLLDREGTLTFVERSFRDGTLESSTATFQFRLSLP, from the coding sequence GTGTGTCTGATCCTGCTGGCGAATCGGGTTCATCCGCGCTACCCGCTGGTCCTTGCCGCGAACCGCGACGAGTTGTATGCCCGTCCGTCCGCTCCAGCCGCTTTCTGGGAGGATGCACCGGGGGTGCTGGCGGGAAAGGACCTGTTGCAGGGGGGGACGTGGCTCGGGGTGACCCGGCAGGGGCGTCTTGCGGCGGTGACCAATCTCCGGGACGGCCGTCCGTTCCGTGCCGACGCCCCCACCCGCGGCAACCTGGTCACCGATTTCCTCTTCAGCGCTGAGCCCCCTCCGGCATATGTCGAAGAACTCGGAAGGCGAGGGGGGAACTATAACGGCTTCAATCTCCTGCTCGGCGACCGATCCGACCTGTATCTATATAGCAACAGCGCCGACAGCAGCGTGAGGCTCACCCCGGGGTTCCATGGCATCAGCAACCACGGGGTGGAAGCGCCGTGGCCAAAGACGATGCGGGGGGTGCGCCTTCTGGCGCAGGCGCTGGCGGCCCCCTTCTCCGTGGAGGATCTCCTCGCCATACTCTCCGACGCCACGATCCCCGACTCTGCGACGGCGGGGGGCGAGGAAGAGGGGGAGACGCAGCGCTCGCCGATCTTCATGCGGGGCGCTGCCTTTGGTACCCGCTGCTCCACCGTCTTGCTTCTCGACCGGGAGGGGACGCTCACTTTTGTGGAGCGGAGCTTCAGGGACGGCACCTTGGAATCCTCGACTGCAACGTTTCAATTCCGTTTATCGCTCCCGTAG
- a CDS encoding TfoX/Sxy family protein — MPWKPSSPEIVSLLEAALCDLSCEKKKMFGCPVYFTNGALFAGVHEGRIFLRLSSSDRDAFLKDHPDAPPFEPMPGRRMREYLLVPAALADAPPQLTRWLTSSHRYAASLPPKTRPATSRRGRP, encoded by the coding sequence ATGCCCTGGAAACCATCCTCACCCGAGATAGTCTCCCTCCTCGAGGCTGCTCTGTGCGACCTTTCCTGCGAGAAAAAGAAGATGTTCGGCTGCCCCGTCTATTTCACAAATGGCGCCCTCTTTGCCGGCGTCCACGAAGGGAGGATCTTTCTGCGCCTCTCGTCTTCCGACCGTGATGCATTTCTAAAAGATCACCCGGATGCTCCCCCCTTCGAGCCGATGCCGGGGAGGCGCATGCGGGAGTACCTCCTCGTTCCAGCGGCGCTTGCTGATGCACCCCCGCAACTCACCCGCTGGCTCACCAGCTCCCATCGCTATGCCGCGTCCCTTCCTCCGAAAACGAGGCCCGCTACGAGCAGAAGGGGGCGGCCGTGA
- a CDS encoding cytochrome C yields MKPGRIPSVALALALATPLWGSQETPISGKNLGSVTGGDFKIALSVIEKKCTVCHSSSVINSALKSEKDMLAIQKSMEKKGAKLTTNEREVLGIYWKQHPLKEKRQ; encoded by the coding sequence ATGAAACCAGGGAGAATACCGTCAGTGGCACTTGCCCTTGCTTTGGCGACTCCGCTGTGGGGGAGTCAGGAGACGCCGATATCGGGGAAGAACCTCGGAAGCGTCACAGGAGGGGACTTCAAGATCGCCCTCAGCGTCATCGAGAAGAAATGCACGGTCTGCCACAGTTCGAGCGTGATCAACAGCGCGCTGAAGTCCGAAAAGGACATGCTGGCGATCCAGAAGTCCATGGAGAAAAAAGGAGCGAAGCTAACCACGAACGAGCGCGAGGTGCTGGGAATTTACTGGAAGCAGCACCCGTTGAAAGAGAAGCGCCAATAG
- a CDS encoding HD-GYP domain-containing protein: MGAEILFVDDNRLILEIAKDLFLERGVSILTACNAAEALELFQEKEIAVVVSDNHMPGMSGLEFLSALKEISPETIKVLMSAYADLATALAAINSSEVFRYLLKPWNEEEVIEVVEEGVRRYHLMNTVRREDDNVLRSLAQTIELKDPSTRGHCDRVAIYALKIAEYMRLPKEVQRQIKYGSWLHDCGKIGISEFILNGERTLTDEEFETMKMHAVWGADVAAKAELSAVARNIIQYHHEKYNGTGYPDGLSGTGIPLEARIVAVADVYDALTMDRPYRKGYPVPEAREIIRRQGGIDLDPEVVEIFLSVVDKEQIPLAKENQEEIGLVLSHERGTPHPHGGATA, encoded by the coding sequence ATGGGTGCGGAGATTCTCTTTGTCGACGACAACCGGCTGATCCTCGAGATCGCCAAGGACCTCTTCCTGGAAAGGGGAGTCAGCATCCTCACCGCCTGCAACGCGGCGGAGGCGCTGGAGCTCTTCCAGGAGAAGGAGATCGCGGTCGTCGTCTCCGACAACCACATGCCCGGGATGTCCGGGCTCGAGTTTCTCTCCGCGCTGAAAGAAATCTCCCCCGAGACGATAAAGGTTCTCATGTCGGCGTATGCGGACCTCGCCACCGCACTCGCGGCGATAAACAGCAGCGAGGTATTCCGCTATCTCCTGAAACCGTGGAATGAAGAGGAAGTGATCGAGGTGGTGGAGGAGGGGGTGCGCCGCTACCACCTGATGAACACGGTGAGGCGCGAGGACGACAACGTGCTGCGCTCCCTGGCGCAGACGATAGAGCTGAAGGACCCGAGCACCCGCGGACACTGCGACCGGGTGGCGATCTACGCCCTGAAGATCGCGGAGTACATGCGCCTTCCAAAGGAAGTCCAGAGGCAGATAAAGTACGGCAGCTGGCTGCACGACTGCGGCAAGATAGGCATCTCCGAATTCATCCTGAACGGGGAGAGGACCCTCACGGACGAGGAGTTCGAGACGATGAAGATGCACGCGGTGTGGGGCGCCGACGTCGCGGCGAAGGCGGAGCTCTCCGCGGTAGCCCGCAACATCATCCAGTACCACCACGAAAAGTACAACGGCACCGGCTACCCCGACGGTCTTTCCGGCACCGGCATCCCGCTGGAGGCGCGGATCGTGGCGGTCGCCGACGTCTACGACGCCCTCACCATGGACCGCCCCTACCGCAAGGGGTATCCGGTCCCGGAGGCGAGGGAGATCATCAGGCGACAGGGTGGCATCGACCTCGATCCGGAGGTGGTGGAGATCTTCCTTTCCGTGGTGGATAAGGAGCAGATACCGCTGGCGAAGGAAAACCAGGAAGAGATCGGCCTCGTACTTTCCCATGAGCGCGGCACTCCCCACCCCCACGGCGGCGCTACCGCCTGA
- a CDS encoding ParB/RepB/Spo0J family partition protein produces the protein MSEENVEYEKGKIYELNMSELHLDEGQPRKYFDEKALLELKGSIEKHGVLQPVLVRRDENGRLLVVSGERRYQASLLAGRTTIPAVLTDGNPIEISIVENLLRENLTAIEEAEAIERLRAQHDYQLSDLSMVLGKAESTLSEILSLTKLPASVKEDCRSDPKTSRGILVEIAKQGSQEKMNSLYAKYKESGLTRGEIRHRSRAARGADGINLNFISACAARIEAIDVGKLDKAQAELLATELGKLRSTAKQKVKSIAT, from the coding sequence ATGTCCGAGGAAAACGTCGAGTATGAAAAGGGAAAGATCTACGAGCTGAATATGTCCGAGCTGCATCTCGACGAGGGCCAGCCCCGCAAGTACTTCGATGAAAAGGCGCTCCTCGAGCTGAAAGGGTCGATCGAGAAGCACGGAGTACTGCAACCGGTTCTGGTGCGCCGCGACGAGAATGGCCGGCTTCTGGTGGTATCCGGGGAAAGGCGCTACCAGGCCTCCCTTCTGGCTGGGCGCACCACGATCCCCGCAGTACTGACGGACGGCAATCCCATTGAGATCTCCATAGTGGAGAACCTCCTGAGGGAAAATCTCACTGCCATAGAGGAAGCAGAAGCTATCGAACGCCTCCGGGCGCAACACGACTACCAGCTTTCCGACCTCTCCATGGTGCTCGGGAAGGCGGAGTCTACGCTCTCGGAGATCCTCTCCCTGACAAAGCTCCCAGCATCGGTAAAGGAGGACTGCCGCAGCGATCCGAAGACATCGCGGGGGATCCTGGTGGAAATAGCCAAGCAGGGGAGCCAGGAAAAGATGAATTCGCTGTACGCAAAGTACAAGGAGAGCGGCCTGACCAGGGGCGAAATCCGGCACAGAAGCAGGGCTGCACGCGGTGCCGACGGGATCAACCTGAACTTCATTTCCGCATGCGCGGCGCGCATCGAAGCGATCGACGTAGGAAAGCTGGACAAGGCCCAGGCGGAGCTCCTGGCAACAGAACTGGGGAAGCTGCGCTCGACAGCAAAGCAGAAGGTGAAATCGATCGCGACGTGA
- a CDS encoding NlpC/P60 family protein, which produces MKSLFLSLLLLLAFAASAAAGGAPRYAVATSPVPVLNTPDFATVFGGSVELDPCRGVRPIEFVALTGTLFRVEGEETTGGVRVYRVTTSDYPYPTSTGYYVDARFVAPVEEGHSERPRRLPPLSEVQRALLAPLGKPYVWGGNVKDGVPLLARYYPKGDPLAGVDCSGLLYEATGGYTPRNTSALTSYGSAVPAAGLSADELARRLRPLDLLVWKGHVMIVLDRETLIESTMGCAGGGGVHRAPLKGALAKLMKSRQPLDAWVADTPGRKGFVVRRWFPQ; this is translated from the coding sequence ATGAAATCCCTTTTCCTTTCCCTTCTTCTTCTCCTGGCGTTCGCTGCGAGTGCCGCTGCGGGGGGCGCTCCCCGATACGCGGTAGCCACCTCGCCGGTACCGGTCCTCAACACCCCGGACTTCGCCACCGTTTTCGGCGGCTCCGTGGAACTCGACCCCTGCCGCGGGGTGCGCCCGATCGAGTTCGTCGCGCTCACCGGCACCCTCTTCCGGGTCGAGGGTGAGGAGACCACCGGCGGCGTCCGCGTCTACCGCGTCACCACCAGCGACTACCCCTATCCGACCTCTACCGGCTACTATGTCGATGCCCGCTTTGTCGCGCCGGTTGAGGAGGGTCACTCCGAGCGCCCCCGCCGTCTCCCCCCCCTTTCCGAGGTGCAGCGCGCGCTTCTCGCCCCTCTCGGGAAGCCGTATGTGTGGGGGGGGAATGTGAAGGATGGCGTCCCCCTCCTTGCCCGCTACTATCCGAAGGGAGACCCCCTGGCGGGTGTCGACTGCTCCGGCCTGCTCTATGAGGCGACCGGCGGGTACACGCCGAGAAACACCTCCGCCCTCACCTCGTACGGCAGCGCCGTGCCGGCAGCGGGGCTCTCCGCCGATGAGCTCGCTCGCCGGCTGCGTCCTCTCGATCTACTGGTGTGGAAAGGTCATGTCATGATCGTGCTCGACCGGGAGACACTGATCGAGAGCACCATGGGTTGTGCGGGAGGGGGAGGTGTGCACAGGGCGCCGCTGAAGGGGGCTCTGGCCAAGCTGATGAAGAGCCGGCAGCCGCTGGACGCCTGGGTGGCGGATACGCCGGGGAGGAAAGGTTTCGTGGTAAGAAGGTGGTTCCCGCAGTAA